One Kitasatospora sp. NBC_01266 genomic window carries:
- a CDS encoding AMP-dependent synthetase/ligase produces the protein MSSAQSVIGSDKIAGRPASVAHLFLSRVKATPDAEAYRFPAPVDEHAADGAPGAEQWRSLTWAQIAARVSNTAAGLMSLGIEPEDRAAIAASTRIEWIIADMGNMCAGVATTTIYPSTNADETGFILANSGSRLLFAENAAQLAKAVDQHDQLPELRTVVLFDLPAERPEPEGITVLTLAELEERGAAYLKEHPDAIRRAVDGLDPEQLASLIYTSGTTGRPKGVRLVHDCWSYEGVAQQESGLLRSDDLQFMWLPLSHVFGKSLICGQIATGHVMAVDGRVDRIIHNLPAIRPTLMASAPRIFEKVYNGIAGRARAEGGAKYKIFMWAAKVARDYARTVQENRLATGRDSAPLGLRVQHALADKLVYAKIRAAFGGRLRGSVSGSAALAPEIGYFFLGAGVPILEGYGLTETSAGVVVNPTEDIRVGTVGKPLPGTEVRIAEDGEILLRGPAVMRGYHDNPEQTAEVLEPDGWFHTGDIGEVSPDGYLRITDRKKDMFKTSGGKYVAPSEVEGKFKAICPFVSNILVIGNGRNYCTALISLDEPVIMQWAAEHDLAGRSYAEVVGSPQVRTLVEGFVKKLNAELQRWQTVKKFHILPRDLDVEHGELTPSLKVKRPVVERAYAEAVQEMYAGANEA, from the coding sequence TTGAGTTCAGCGCAGTCCGTCATCGGCTCCGACAAGATCGCCGGGCGTCCGGCCTCAGTGGCCCACCTGTTCCTCAGCAGGGTAAAGGCCACGCCTGACGCGGAGGCATACAGGTTCCCCGCTCCGGTCGACGAGCACGCGGCCGACGGTGCGCCGGGCGCCGAGCAGTGGCGCTCGCTCACCTGGGCGCAGATCGCCGCACGGGTCAGCAACACGGCCGCCGGCCTGATGTCGCTGGGGATCGAGCCCGAGGACCGGGCGGCGATCGCCGCGTCCACCCGGATCGAGTGGATCATCGCCGACATGGGCAACATGTGCGCCGGTGTGGCCACCACCACCATCTACCCGAGCACCAACGCGGACGAGACCGGCTTCATCCTGGCCAACTCCGGCAGCCGGCTGCTCTTCGCCGAGAACGCCGCCCAGCTGGCCAAGGCGGTCGACCAGCACGACCAGCTGCCCGAGCTGCGCACCGTGGTCCTCTTCGACCTGCCGGCCGAGCGCCCCGAGCCCGAGGGCATCACCGTGCTCACCCTGGCCGAGCTGGAGGAGCGCGGCGCCGCCTACCTCAAGGAGCACCCGGACGCGATCCGCCGGGCGGTGGACGGACTGGACCCCGAGCAGCTGGCCAGCCTGATCTACACCTCCGGCACCACCGGCCGCCCCAAGGGCGTGCGTCTGGTCCACGACTGCTGGTCCTACGAGGGCGTCGCCCAGCAGGAGAGCGGCCTGCTGCGCTCCGACGACCTGCAGTTCATGTGGCTGCCGCTGTCGCACGTCTTCGGCAAGTCGCTGATCTGCGGCCAGATCGCCACCGGCCACGTGATGGCGGTGGACGGCCGGGTGGACCGGATCATCCACAACCTGCCGGCGATCCGGCCCACCCTGATGGCCTCCGCGCCGCGGATCTTCGAGAAGGTCTACAACGGCATCGCGGGCAGGGCCAGAGCCGAGGGCGGCGCCAAGTACAAGATCTTCATGTGGGCGGCCAAGGTGGCCCGCGACTACGCCAGGACCGTCCAGGAGAACCGGCTCGCCACCGGCCGCGACAGTGCTCCGCTCGGCCTGCGGGTCCAGCACGCGCTGGCCGACAAGCTGGTCTACGCCAAGATCCGGGCGGCCTTCGGCGGTCGGCTGCGCGGCTCGGTCTCCGGCAGCGCCGCGCTGGCCCCCGAGATCGGCTACTTCTTCCTGGGCGCTGGCGTGCCGATCCTGGAGGGCTACGGGCTCACGGAGACCAGCGCGGGCGTGGTGGTCAACCCCACGGAGGACATCCGGGTCGGCACCGTCGGCAAGCCGCTGCCGGGCACCGAGGTCCGGATCGCCGAGGACGGCGAGATCCTGCTGCGCGGACCGGCCGTGATGCGCGGCTACCACGACAACCCGGAGCAGACCGCCGAGGTGCTGGAGCCGGACGGCTGGTTCCACACCGGTGACATCGGCGAGGTCAGCCCGGACGGCTATCTGCGGATCACCGACCGCAAGAAGGACATGTTCAAGACCTCCGGCGGCAAGTACGTCGCGCCCAGCGAGGTCGAGGGCAAGTTCAAGGCGATCTGCCCGTTCGTCAGCAACATCCTGGTGATCGGCAACGGCCGCAACTACTGCACCGCGCTGATCTCGCTGGACGAGCCGGTGATCATGCAGTGGGCCGCCGAGCACGACCTGGCCGGCAGGAGCTACGCCGAGGTGGTCGGCTCGCCGCAGGTCCGCACGCTGGTCGAGGGCTTCGTGAAGAAGCTCAACGCCGAGCTGCAGCGCTGGCAGACGGTCAAGAAGTTCCACATCCTGCCCAGGGACCTGGACGTCGAGCACGGCGAGCTGACCCCGAGCCTGAAGGTCAAGCGCCCGGTGGTCGAGCGGGCCTACGCCGAGGCGGTCCAGGAGATGTACGCGGGCGCCAACGAGGCCTGA
- the htpX gene encoding zinc metalloprotease HtpX: MSASGPHTRFAPDRGLSTRMVTTMFLIGLLYVGFTGVLIVLLKGAWPLIVLLMGGLFVAQFWFSDKITERAMGAHEVTPEQYPQLHGTIDRLCALADMPKPRVAVANNDMPNAFATGRNPQNAVVCVTTGLLRRLEPEELEGVLAHELSHVAHRDVAVMTIAGFLGVLAGAITRIALYSGMMSGGNRNNNNNDSAAILMIIIPIVSVVVYALSFLLTRLLSRYRELAADRAAAQLTGRPSALASALTKVTGQISAIPTKDLRQAQPYNAFFFAPALNAREAATQLMSTHPSLEQRLEQLGKISAELGQH, from the coding sequence ATGTCGGCGTCCGGCCCCCACACCCGTTTTGCTCCCGACCGTGGGCTGTCCACGCGGATGGTCACCACGATGTTCCTGATCGGGCTGCTGTACGTCGGTTTCACGGGTGTGCTGATCGTCCTGCTGAAGGGCGCCTGGCCGCTGATCGTGCTGCTGATGGGCGGGCTCTTCGTCGCGCAGTTCTGGTTCAGCGACAAGATCACCGAGCGGGCGATGGGCGCCCACGAGGTCACCCCCGAGCAGTACCCGCAGCTGCACGGCACCATTGACCGGCTCTGCGCCCTGGCCGACATGCCCAAGCCGCGGGTCGCGGTGGCCAACAACGACATGCCCAACGCCTTCGCCACCGGCCGCAACCCGCAGAACGCGGTGGTCTGCGTGACCACCGGCCTGCTGCGCCGGCTGGAGCCGGAGGAGCTGGAGGGCGTGCTCGCGCACGAGCTCTCGCACGTCGCGCACCGGGACGTCGCCGTGATGACGATCGCCGGCTTCCTCGGCGTACTGGCCGGCGCGATCACCCGGATCGCGCTCTACAGCGGCATGATGAGCGGCGGCAACCGGAACAACAACAACAATGACAGCGCCGCGATCCTGATGATCATCATCCCGATCGTCAGCGTGGTGGTCTACGCGCTCAGCTTCCTGCTCACCCGGCTGCTCTCCCGCTACCGCGAGCTGGCCGCCGACCGCGCCGCCGCCCAGCTGACCGGCCGGCCCAGCGCGCTCGCCTCGGCGCTGACCAAGGTGACCGGGCAGATCTCCGCGATCCCGACCAAGGACCTGCGCCAGGCGCAGCCCTACAACGCCTTCTTCTTCGCCCCCGCGCTGAACGCCCGCGAGGCGGCCACCCAGCTGATGTCCACCCACCCCAGCCTGGAGCAGCGGCTGGAGCAGCTGGGCAAGATCTCCGCCGAGCTGGGTCAGCACTGA
- a CDS encoding ABC transporter ATP-binding protein, whose protein sequence is MLIRLLRAHLGPYTKPISVLVLLQLVSTIASLYLPTLNADIIDKGVIKGDTGYILRIGGVMMAVTLAQVICSIGAVYFGARTAMAVGRDIRAAVFDRVQSFSAREVGQFGAPSLITRTTNDVQQVQMLVLMSFTLMVAAPIMCVGGIIMALNQDVPLSSLLVIVVPVLGIIVSLLVRKLRPAFRGMQVRIDGVNRILREQITGIRVIRAFVKDGHEQDRFAVANDELTEFSLRTGRLMAFMFPSVMMVVNLSSIAVLWFGAHRIAGGGMQVGAVTAFLSYLLQILMSVMMATFMFMMVPRAEVCAERIVEVLDTDSSVVPPSTPITELRSHGHLELRGVDFRYPGAEASVLRGIDITARPGETTAVIGSTGSGKSTLLGLIPRLIDASEGQVLVNGVNVREVDPDLLAEKVGLVPQKPYLFSGTVASNLRYGKPDATDEELWQALETAQAKDFVERMEGGLEASIAQGGGNVSGGQRQRLAIARALVRRPEIYLFDDSFSALDYATDAKLRAALSLETAEATVLIVAQRVSTIRDADRIVVLDEGAVVGSGTHHELMADNPTYREIVLSQLTEQEAA, encoded by the coding sequence GTGCTGATCAGACTTCTCAGGGCCCACCTCGGGCCCTACACCAAACCCATCTCAGTGCTGGTACTGCTCCAGCTGGTTTCCACCATCGCCTCGCTCTACCTGCCGACCCTCAACGCCGACATCATCGACAAGGGGGTGATCAAGGGCGACACCGGCTACATCCTGCGGATCGGCGGGGTGATGATGGCGGTCACCCTCGCGCAGGTGATCTGCTCGATCGGTGCCGTCTACTTCGGCGCCCGCACCGCGATGGCGGTCGGGCGGGACATCCGGGCCGCCGTCTTCGACCGGGTGCAGAGCTTCTCGGCCCGCGAGGTCGGCCAGTTCGGCGCGCCCTCGCTGATCACCCGCACCACCAACGACGTCCAGCAGGTCCAGATGCTGGTCCTGATGTCCTTCACGCTGATGGTGGCCGCACCGATCATGTGCGTGGGCGGCATCATCATGGCGCTCAACCAGGACGTCCCGCTCTCCAGCCTGCTGGTGATCGTGGTCCCGGTGCTCGGCATCATCGTCAGCCTGCTGGTGCGCAAGCTGCGCCCGGCGTTCCGCGGCATGCAGGTGCGGATCGACGGCGTCAACCGGATCCTGCGCGAGCAGATCACCGGTATCCGGGTGATCCGCGCCTTCGTCAAGGACGGTCACGAGCAGGACCGGTTCGCCGTCGCCAACGACGAGCTGACCGAGTTCTCGCTGCGCACCGGACGGCTGATGGCCTTCATGTTCCCGTCCGTGATGATGGTGGTGAACCTCTCCAGCATCGCCGTGCTCTGGTTCGGTGCCCACCGGATCGCCGGCGGCGGCATGCAGGTCGGCGCCGTGACGGCCTTCCTCTCCTACCTGCTGCAGATCCTGATGAGCGTCATGATGGCCACCTTCATGTTCATGATGGTGCCGCGTGCCGAGGTCTGCGCCGAGCGGATCGTCGAGGTGCTGGACACCGACTCCAGCGTGGTGCCGCCGAGCACGCCGATCACCGAGCTGCGCTCGCACGGCCACCTCGAACTGCGCGGCGTCGACTTCCGCTACCCCGGCGCCGAGGCCTCGGTGCTGCGCGGTATCGACATCACCGCCCGCCCCGGCGAGACCACCGCCGTGATCGGCAGCACCGGCAGCGGCAAGAGCACGCTGCTCGGCCTGATCCCCCGGCTGATCGACGCCAGCGAGGGCCAGGTGCTGGTCAACGGCGTGAACGTGCGCGAGGTCGATCCGGACCTGCTGGCCGAGAAGGTGGGCCTGGTCCCGCAGAAGCCGTACCTCTTCTCCGGCACGGTGGCCAGCAACCTGCGCTACGGCAAGCCCGACGCCACCGACGAGGAGCTCTGGCAGGCGCTGGAGACCGCACAGGCCAAGGACTTCGTGGAGCGGATGGAGGGCGGCCTGGAGGCGTCGATCGCGCAGGGCGGCGGCAACGTCTCGGGCGGCCAGCGCCAGCGCCTGGCGATCGCCCGGGCCCTGGTCCGCCGACCGGAGATCTACCTGTTCGACGACTCCTTCTCGGCCCTCGACTACGCCACCGACGCCAAGCTGCGCGCCGCGCTCTCCCTGGAGACCGCGGAGGCGACCGTGCTGATCGTCGCCCAGCGGGTCAGCACCATCCGCGACGCCGACCGGATCGTCGTCCTCGACGAGGGCGCGGTGGTCGGCAGCGGTACGCACCACGAGCTGATGGCCGACAACCCGACATACCGGGAGATCGTGCTCTCCCAGCTCACCGAGCAGGAGGCGGCGTGA
- the hrcA gene encoding heat-inducible transcriptional repressor HrcA: MFDEPDSDPRPSGRDPVGDQPAGRPAARSARPGAKAAPAGRVARGAEVGRVELRQLDERKLAVLRAIVQDYVGTEEPVGSKALVERHNLGVSPATVRNDMATLEEDGYIQQPHTSAGRIPTDKGYRLFVDRLAEVKPMSAPERRAIRHFLDGAVDLDDVVARTVRLLAQLTRQVAVVQYPSLSRSAVRHVELVSLAPAKVMLVLITDTGRVEQRVVDCPGPVRESTLADLRARLNARAGGQRFPDVPALVDDLPAAFEPAERPIVATVLSTLFETLVEQNEERIMLAGTANLTRVGHDFPLTIQPVLEALEEHVVLLRLLGETTDGGMTVRIGRENEYEGLNSTSVVSVGYGSGDESVAKLGVIGPTRMDYPGTMGAVRAVARYVGQILAES; encoded by the coding sequence ATGTTCGACGAACCCGATTCCGACCCGCGTCCGAGCGGTCGCGACCCGGTCGGCGACCAGCCGGCCGGGCGGCCCGCCGCCCGCTCCGCCCGCCCGGGCGCCAAGGCCGCTCCGGCCGGCCGCGTCGCCCGGGGCGCCGAGGTCGGCCGGGTGGAGCTGCGCCAGCTCGACGAGCGCAAGCTCGCGGTGCTGCGCGCCATCGTCCAGGACTACGTCGGCACCGAGGAGCCGGTGGGCTCCAAGGCCCTGGTGGAGCGCCACAACCTCGGCGTCTCGCCGGCCACGGTGCGCAACGACATGGCCACCCTGGAAGAGGACGGCTACATCCAGCAGCCGCACACCAGCGCCGGCCGGATCCCGACCGACAAGGGCTACCGGCTCTTCGTCGACCGGCTGGCCGAGGTCAAGCCGATGAGCGCCCCCGAGCGTCGCGCGATCCGGCACTTCCTGGACGGCGCGGTCGACCTGGACGACGTGGTGGCCCGCACCGTGCGGCTGCTGGCCCAGCTGACCCGCCAGGTCGCGGTGGTCCAGTACCCGTCGCTCTCCCGCTCCGCGGTGCGCCATGTCGAGCTGGTCTCGCTCGCCCCGGCCAAGGTGATGCTGGTGCTGATCACCGACACCGGGCGGGTCGAGCAGCGGGTGGTCGACTGCCCCGGTCCGGTCCGCGAGTCCACCCTGGCCGACCTGCGCGCCCGGCTGAACGCCCGGGCCGGCGGCCAGCGGTTCCCCGACGTCCCGGCCCTGGTGGACGACCTGCCGGCGGCCTTCGAGCCGGCCGAGCGCCCGATCGTCGCCACCGTGCTCTCCACCCTCTTCGAGACCCTGGTGGAGCAGAACGAGGAGCGGATCATGCTGGCCGGCACGGCCAACCTGACCCGGGTCGGCCACGACTTCCCGCTCACCATCCAGCCGGTGCTGGAGGCGCTGGAGGAGCACGTGGTGCTGCTCCGCCTGCTCGGCGAGACCACCGACGGCGGGATGACGGTGCGGATCGGCCGGGAGAACGAGTACGAAGGGCTGAATTCCACGTCGGTCGTCTCGGTCGGCTACGGTTCGGGCGACGAGAGCGTGGCCAAGCTCGGCGTGATCGGGCCGACGCGGATGGACTACCCCGGCACGATGGGGGCGGTCCGAGCCGTTGCCCGGTACGTGGGGCAGATCCTGGCCGAGTCGTAG
- the pspAB gene encoding PspA-associated protein PspAB, which yields MGFLDALLGRTKPVKPDLDQLFGVPSAALTLEAAAGFTPTGLGSVCFAAVEGGAFVEVERQVRALLDADTAGGGTPVEASRDQYGYSWLLARHTPEELPDLVNDLHAVNSELEANGFGPQLLCSLVGFRNEAGQSLALVYLYKRGAFYPFAPMPGGGERRNSPLELQVKAMLGNDLRLETDLSRWFPVWGAPGL from the coding sequence GTGGGATTCCTGGACGCGCTGCTCGGCCGCACCAAGCCGGTCAAGCCCGACCTCGACCAGCTGTTCGGTGTGCCCTCGGCCGCCCTCACCCTGGAGGCCGCCGCCGGCTTCACGCCCACCGGGCTGGGCTCGGTCTGCTTCGCCGCGGTCGAGGGCGGCGCCTTCGTCGAGGTGGAGCGGCAGGTGCGGGCCCTGCTGGACGCCGACACGGCGGGCGGCGGCACGCCGGTGGAGGCCAGCCGGGACCAGTACGGCTACTCCTGGCTGCTCGCCCGGCACACCCCCGAGGAGCTGCCCGACCTGGTCAACGACCTGCACGCGGTCAACAGCGAGCTGGAGGCCAACGGCTTCGGGCCGCAGCTGCTCTGCTCGCTGGTGGGCTTCCGCAACGAGGCCGGCCAGTCGCTGGCGCTGGTCTACCTCTACAAGCGCGGCGCGTTCTACCCGTTCGCCCCGATGCCCGGCGGCGGCGAGCGCCGCAACAGCCCGCTGGAGCTGCAGGTGAAGGCGATGCTCGGCAACGACCTGCGGCTGGAGACGGACCTGAGCCGCTGGTTCCCGGTCTGGGGCGCGCCCGGCCTGTGA
- the hemW gene encoding radical SAM family heme chaperone HemW, which yields MPSALPDGEPVPSDGSLPAHARTGLGDRPFGFYLHVPYCATRCGYCDFNTYTATELHSAGAVASQETYAANLVGEIRLARKVLGDAELPVRTVFLGGGTPTLLPARDLVAMLAAIREEFGLAEDAEVTTEANPESVDPAYLAELREGGFNRISFGMQSARPHVLQVLDRHHTPGRPEACVAEARAAGFEHVNLDLIYGTPGESDEDWRASLSAAIGAGPDHVSAYSLIVEEGTRLAGRIKRGELPMVDDDVHADRYLIAEEALTAAGYSWYEVSNWATDEAARCRHNELYWTGADWWGAGPGAHSHVGGVRWWNAKHPAAYARALAEGRTPAQGREVLPAEDQRVERILLELRLVDGCPLDLLTATGLRAAERALADGLLAAEPFAAGRAALTLRGRLLADAVVRDLVD from the coding sequence ATGCCCTCCGCACTCCCCGACGGCGAACCCGTGCCGTCCGACGGCTCGCTGCCCGCCCACGCCCGCACCGGACTCGGTGACCGGCCGTTCGGTTTCTACCTGCACGTGCCGTACTGCGCCACCCGCTGCGGGTACTGCGACTTCAACACCTACACCGCCACCGAGCTGCACTCGGCGGGGGCGGTCGCCTCGCAGGAGACCTACGCGGCCAACCTGGTCGGCGAGATCCGGCTGGCCCGCAAGGTGCTGGGTGACGCCGAGCTGCCGGTGCGCACCGTGTTCCTCGGCGGCGGCACGCCCACCCTGCTGCCGGCCCGCGACCTGGTGGCGATGCTGGCCGCGATCCGCGAGGAGTTCGGGCTGGCCGAGGACGCCGAGGTGACCACCGAGGCCAACCCCGAGTCGGTCGACCCGGCCTACCTGGCCGAGCTGCGCGAGGGCGGCTTCAACCGGATCTCCTTCGGGATGCAGAGCGCCCGCCCGCACGTGCTCCAGGTGCTGGACCGCCACCACACCCCGGGCCGGCCCGAGGCCTGCGTCGCCGAGGCGAGAGCGGCCGGCTTCGAGCACGTCAACCTGGACCTGATCTACGGCACGCCGGGGGAGAGCGACGAGGACTGGCGGGCGTCGCTGAGTGCCGCGATCGGCGCCGGGCCCGACCACGTCTCGGCCTACTCGCTGATCGTCGAGGAGGGCACCCGGCTGGCCGGCCGGATCAAGCGCGGCGAGCTGCCGATGGTCGACGACGACGTGCACGCGGACCGCTACCTGATCGCCGAGGAGGCGCTGACCGCGGCCGGCTACAGCTGGTACGAGGTCTCCAACTGGGCCACCGACGAGGCGGCCCGCTGCCGGCACAACGAGCTGTACTGGACCGGGGCCGACTGGTGGGGCGCGGGCCCTGGTGCACACAGCCACGTGGGGGGCGTGCGGTGGTGGAACGCCAAGCACCCGGCAGCCTACGCGCGGGCGCTCGCCGAGGGCCGCACGCCCGCCCAGGGCCGCGAGGTGCTGCCGGCCGAGGACCAGCGGGTGGAGCGGATCCTGCTGGAGCTGCGCCTGGTCGACGGCTGCCCGCTCGATCTGCTCACCGCCACCGGCCTGCGGGCCGCCGAGCGCGCGCTGGCCGACGGCCTGCTGGCCGCCGAGCCGTTCGCCGCCGGCCGGGCCGCGCTGACCCTGCGCGGGCGGCTGCTGGCCGACGCGGTGGTGCGCGACCTGGTGGACTGA
- a CDS encoding DUF3097 domain-containing protein, whose translation MRSTQYGPDLTPPWKRPGGQPAPEVAAQRDLVVEEATTGFCGAVVRCEKTAEGLTVTLEDRFGKHRVFPLVPRGFLLEGKVVTLVRPSGPAPARGPGRTASGSIAVRGARARVARESRIYVEGRHDAELVERVWGDDLRIEGVVVEYLEGIDDLPAIVAEFAPGEGRRLGVLVDHLLPGTKEHRIASAVTGEAVLVVGHPFIDIWQAVKPASVGIAGWPEVPRGEVWKEGICRRLGWPVDTPAAWKRILASVDSFRDLEPQLLGRVEELIDFVTG comes from the coding sequence ATGCGCAGCACTCAGTACGGCCCCGACCTGACCCCGCCCTGGAAGCGGCCGGGGGGACAGCCCGCCCCGGAGGTGGCCGCCCAGCGGGACCTGGTGGTCGAGGAGGCCACCACCGGCTTCTGCGGCGCGGTGGTGCGCTGCGAGAAGACCGCCGAGGGCCTGACGGTGACCCTGGAGGACCGGTTCGGCAAGCACCGGGTCTTCCCGCTGGTGCCGCGCGGCTTCCTGCTGGAGGGCAAGGTGGTCACCCTGGTCCGCCCGTCCGGGCCGGCACCGGCCCGGGGTCCGGGCCGGACCGCCTCCGGCTCGATCGCGGTGCGCGGCGCCCGGGCCCGGGTCGCCCGGGAGTCGCGGATCTACGTCGAGGGCCGGCACGACGCGGAGCTGGTCGAGCGGGTCTGGGGCGATGACCTGCGGATCGAGGGCGTGGTGGTCGAGTACCTGGAGGGCATCGACGACCTGCCGGCCATCGTGGCCGAGTTCGCCCCCGGCGAGGGGCGGCGGCTGGGCGTGCTGGTGGACCACCTGCTCCCCGGGACCAAGGAGCACCGGATCGCCTCGGCCGTCACGGGGGAGGCCGTGCTGGTGGTGGGCCATCCGTTCATCGACATCTGGCAGGCCGTCAAGCCCGCCAGCGTCGGCATCGCGGGCTGGCCCGAGGTGCCGCGCGGTGAGGTCTGGAAGGAAGGGATCTGCCGCCGCCTGGGCTGGCCGGTGGACACCCCGGCGGCCTGGAAGCGGATCCTGGCCTCGGTGGACTCGTTCCGCGACCTTGAGCCCCAGTTGCTGGGGCGGGTGGAAGAGCTGATCGATTTCGTGACCGGGTAG